Below is a genomic region from Brassica oleracea var. oleracea cultivar TO1000 chromosome C9, BOL, whole genome shotgun sequence.
ATTGCCTGTGGGACTCTGTGACCAAATCCAAGCAGCTCTCACTCGATTTTGGTGGGATCAAAACCCGGACACGTGGAAAATGTGTTGGGTCTCATGGGAGTCACTTGCTCAACACAAGGAGATGGGAGGGTTGGGTCTCCGAGACGTCAAAGACTTCAACATGGCAATGCTTGCTAAGAACTCATGGCGCATTCTCACTTCCCCACACTGCCTACTGGTGTGCCTCTTGTTAGGCAAATACTGTCACAGCTCCAGCCTCCTATCAGCGTCCTGCCCGAAGTCGGCCTCACATGGATGGAGAGGCGTTATCGCAGGGACTCAACTCCTAAAACTTCAGCTAGGGAAGGCCATTGGCAATGGTAACTCCACCAAAGCATGGAGCGAACCCTGGATGTCCACCACTACTCCACTCATCCCGTTCGGGCCAATGATAGAAGCTACAAGAGACCTCTGTGTCTGACCTGCTACTACGAGGATCAGGCGACTGGAACCGTCACTTGGTAGATACAGTATTCCCAGAATTGGCACACCATATATATCTCATCATACCAAGTCTGTTCCATGTGGAGGATACTTACTGCTGGTACAAAACAAAGACAGAAGTCTACAGCGTCTAGTCTGGATACTATGAACTGCGGGAGGAAACTGGGAATCTACCCTTACCACAGGGTCCAATCCAATCCTTCAATTGGCAAAAACTAATATGGCGAGAAGACACAGCATCAGAGCTAAAGCTGTTCCTATGGAAGGTGGCTCGGGGAGCTCTCCCTGTAGGAGCAAGCCTGCGTCACCGTGGCATCAATACATCCGGTGTCTGTCCCCACTGCAATGACGACGAAACGGCACTCCACCTCTTCTTCTCATGTACCTTTGCGCAACAGATCTGGGATCAAGCCCCATTACGAACAAGACCAAATTTCGCGGTAGCGACATCAGTCCATAAGGCCTTGGTGATCATGTCGACCTGTCTCAGCCTACCTCTCACTGGCATCTCTAGCAACTTCACGTCGTGGATCCTCTAGGGGATTTGGACAACCCGTAACCTCCTGCTGTTCGAAAACAGAGGATTATCAGCAAAGATGACAGTGGCTAACGCCACCTCTTCTGCCCGGGAATGGCTTCAGGCACAGAAGATCGGAGCTCCCATGTCACACCCTACCATGCGGGAACCGAAGATGCCACCTATCCAATCTGATGTTACCCTATGTAACACTGACGCGGCGTGGGCTGCTTCTACACAAAGAGCCGGTCTAAGATGGCACTTCAACACACCAGAAGAAGACATCAATCGGGAAGGATCTCGAGCAATGGAGAACGTCTCATCGCCCCTCATGGTGGAAGCGCTGGCCATGAGGGAAGCTGTATTGGAAGCAAAGTGCAGCCCTATTCTCAAATTCTGGTTCAGAACCGACTCTCAGGAGCTTGCTAGAGCTATCTACTCGAAGACATATCCGGTGGAGCTTTTTGGAGTTCTTATGGACATCGAGTATCTATCTTCTTTTTTCAGTTCTTTCTTTGTCTCCTTTGTTGGTCGTGAGCACAATGCAATAGCTGATTCCCTAGCGAAGTCAGCTCTGCATACTCTCCCGCCTTGCTTGTACTGAACTCCTGTTTTAGATATATGAATCATTCATGTGGCCAAAAAAAAAAAAGTAATCTTCTTACCGAAAACTCTAAACTTATCATTTATGTAAAGGCTAGAAATTTGAAAAGGACATAAGAGGGTGAACCTTTAAATTCACCTCATCCTTTATGACCAATCAAAATGACACATAGAATATTAATTAAAAAACATTAAATTAAATAAAAATTCGCTACAAAAAATAAAAACGCTAATTTTAACGACGCTAACGCTTTCAGCTAAACCCTAAACCCTAAATCTTAAATTCTAAACCATATACCCTAAATTCTAAACCCAAATCCAAATCCAAACCCCTAAACCCAAACCATATACCCTAAACCTTAATCCTAGATCTTAAACCCAAATTATATACCCTAATCCCAAAAAACTACACTATAAACCTAAACTCTATACCCTAAACCCAAGTCCTACACTCTAAACCCAAACCGTAAACCTTAAACTCTAATCCTAGACCCTAAACCCTAATCCTANNNNNNNNNNNNNNNNNNNNNNNNNNNNNNNNNNNNNNNNNNNNNNNNNNNNNNNNNNNNNNNNNNNNNNNNNNNNNNNNNNNNNNNNNNNNNNNNNNNNNNNNNNNNNNNNNNNNNNNNNNNNNNNNNNNNNNNNNNNNNNNNNNNNNNNNNNNNNNNNNNNNNNNNNNNNNNNNNNNNNNNNNNNNNNNNNNNNNNNNNNNNNNNNNNNNNNNNNNNNNNNNNNNNNNNNNNTTTGGACTTATTTGGGTTTAGGATATATAATTTGGGTTTAAGGTTTACGGTTTGTGTTTAGGGTCTAGGACTTGGGTTTAGGGTATAGAGTTTAGGTTTATAGTCTAGTTTTTGGGTTCAGGGTATATAATTAGGGTTTAGGGTCTAGGATTAGGGTTTAGGGTATAGGGTTTGGGTTTATGGGTTTGGATTTGGTTTAGAATTTAGGGTATATGGTTTAGAATTTAAGATTTAGGGTTTAGGGTTTAGCTGGAAGCGTTAGCGTCGTTAAAATTAGCGTTTTTATTTTCTGTAGCTACTTTTTATTTAATTTAATATTTTTTAATTAATAATTTATGTGTAACTTTGATTGATCATAAAGGGTAGAGTTAATTTAAAGATTCAGAGGCTGAACTAAGTTCTGTGAACTAAGTTCTGTCCATTTGAAAATGGATACAATCTCATTTTGCAATTAATAAGAGATGCGACAGTTAATATTATACACGTAAAAACAGAATGTTGTGGTCTTAAATTATTATACTATCCTTTATGTCATGAAAGAATGAGAGAAACGTGTTTTTTTTTTCTCAAGAAATGAGAAGATAAAAATAGAAACGGGGTCAGATCTTCCTATATATTAAATGAAAAATCACTTAAGTGACTTTTAATTAGGTGTCAATGATACGAAGAATTTAAAAAAAATTATTATAATTTGATTGGTTAAAAAATATTCAATTTTTAATTATTTTAATTAAATCTAAAACAAATGGTAAGTCTAAAACTAATTAATATCACTTACCAAATAGTTTAAATGGTATTACAAATAATAATTTATGTTAACTAATTGTCAAAATTATAGAATGTGTAATAATGTTTGATTAATTCTGTTATATTTATATACTACTCAAAATAATTATTATAACAAAATTTATAGAAATCAATATAATGATTTCATATTCTTATATAAAACATTATATTCATATATAAAGAATTGTAATAATTATTGATGTCTTATAATTCCATATATATGTCTTATAAGCCATTTATAACAAAAAATAAAACATTTATAAAACTATCTATCACGGCTTACAAAATTATTTCCTCTTAATTTTAAATTATTTATATGAGTTTATAAAACATTTATAAAAATAAAAATTCTCCTATATATTAAACAGGAAATCACGTACGTGATTTTTGCTTACATGTTGATCATTTGTGAAGTTTTAAAAAAATTGTTATGATTTGATTGGTCGATAAATTTTAGTTTTATTTATTTTAGTTTAGATTTAAATTAAAAAATAAATTTAGAACCAATTAATATCACTTGCCAAATAATATAAATTATATTACAAATATGATTTATGGAACTAATTGTTGAAATTATATAAATAATAATAACGTTTGTAAACTTCTTTTTTATATTTATAAACTAAATAATATAACGATAGAAACTTTTTTATAATTTTAAATTATTTTAATTATTATCACTTGCCAAATAACCTGAATAATATTACAAATAATAATTAATGGTAGCTAATTTTCAAAGTTATAGAAAGGGTAATAATATTTGATCAATCCTTTTTATATTTATATACTACATAAAATAATGAGTAGAAAACAATTTATAGAAATCGATATAATGATTTCATATTCAGATAAAAACATAGTCATATCTATAATACTAACTAATCTCTTATAATGTCCATATATGCTTTATAAATAATTAGGTTTTGAAGATTGAACGGAATATATTTAACGAAACATGCGAGAATTTCGATTTAAAAAATGTTTTGCATTTAAGTCAATTAATATAGTGAACAAGGTAATATTATGATTGAAAAGAAAGATTAATGTTATGATTGTCTAGAGTTATAAGATGAATTCTTGGTTTATTGATTGTATATTTTGTATTACTATTTAGAGAAAAAAATAAATATTTGGCAAAAAATATGTATAATGTTAGAAAAATATTAGCAAAAATTAATAAAAAGAACGAAATGATAATGAAAAAAATAAGAAGAGGCAAAGAAGATGCATAATATGTGTTAGTAAAGTTAATGTGATAATTACATATATAATTTTATAAGCATTTGTTAATACTAAAGATTCATCAGTTATTTTTACATCGAATTTACAGAAATTTTATTACTGATTTTCAAACTATTTAAACTTAAAAATTATATTTTTAATGTTTCAAACTATATGATATTGTATACATAATATATATTTTCATACAATATTTATATTCGTGAATTCGTGGGCAACCATCTAGTACAAATTAATAAGGGGGTCATTTAAAGAAAAATGCTGTAATTAGAGAAGAAATTAGCAATTTTACTAGGGTCAGCTGTCCCCCTTATGTTGTTAATAGCTCCGCCTCTGATTGTATTTACAAATACTGTAATATATCTTTTGACTTAGCATGTGTCTTTGGGATTAGTTGTTTCCTATCACTTAAATTCGTTTGTAATAATTGATAGTGTGTAAAAGGAACTCCAGCTATAGGTTTTTATGGAGTTCTTACATATAAAAATAAGTAACAAATAATTTTTTTTAAAAAAAGAGAAAGATGAAAGTTCTTAAAACTCAACCTTTTAGAACCTATTAACAACCTTAAATAACACATGTCAGTTAAATAACATTTTATCTATTAAAAAAAATCAAAACAAAAATCTGAAATTATCATACTATTTTTTTTTCTTTTAGATATTTTCATAATATCAGCTGTAAAATTTCTTGTAGGATATTCAGCAGCTTATAATAATAGTATAAATATAATTATTTGTTAAATAAAAATAGTTTCAACCATTAACAAATTAACAAGTATTCCCAAAATTTCTTTCCACTCAGAAACCTCTCTGGTAAAGGAGCGTCTCCGATCTCCCCTCTTGTTCTCACTTATTATATTTCTCTTTCATATTTTTCTAATTTTTTTAATGATCATAGTTCATCCCTTTCATAAAAGATCATTTTATAAAAAGAAATTGTTTTAAAAATATAGTTTTATATTTTCAGTATAATATTGTTAACTAATAATAATTAATTATGGACTTCAAAAAATTAATTATTGTTGCTAAATTTTTGTTAGTTTATATTTATAGAAAATAGATAATCCTAAAATATGTTTGTAATTGAAATTTAATATATTTATTAACATGTGTTAGATATGCATCATTTTGAAACAAAGAGAATACGATAGATTAAAATATCAGATTTCCCTCTACTACATTAATACATTCTCATATTTCTGAAATTCATGGAAAAAAAACTAGACACAGTATTATGTTTTTTTAAATAGACACAGTATTATGTAATTTTATCTAATCAAATGTTTTTAAATATTATTATTTTAAAAGGAAGGATACAAGATAAAATATAATACTCGGTCGTATAGTTTTCAAAGAAAATAAACAAACGTATTAAAATAAATGAAAGTAACTCCAACTTAAAATCACGTTTAAAAAAAAATTATTTAATAAAATACTAAAGTTTGATCTAAGCACCCGTAAATATTTGTTTAATATAATAAATATAAAAAAAATTTAATAACACAACATATAATGG
It encodes:
- the LOC106314731 gene encoding uncharacterized protein LOC106314731, yielding MTVANATSSAREWLQAQKIGAPMSHPTMREPKMPPIQSDVTLCNTDAAWAASTQRAGLRWHFNTPEEDINREGSRAMENVSSPLMVEALAMREAVLEAKCSPILKFWFRTDSQELARAIYSKTYPVELFGVLMDIEYLSSFFSSFFVSFVGREHNAIADSLAKSALHTLPPCLY